The DNA region GGGAGAGCGCGGGCGGCCATGTGCGCGGCAAGCTGATCATCGTGCCGAACTGACACCGGTACGTCACGCACCAGGAAGGCTCCGCCCCCACCGGCAGGCTGGTCGAAGCCGGAGGATGCGAGCGCGTGCGCGTCTCCTGTCTCCTTCTGCGGCCATCGAGCCTATGGTTAAAAGATGAGCAAAGCCGAGCATGAGACCGGTCCCCAAGGGGTGCTTGTCTGCCCGGTCTGCAAGCAGCCCGTGACCGCGGTTGTGAAGAGACGGCACAAGAGTCTCGGAATCTTCGTGCCCGTGTGGCACCCCGGCCCCTGTCACAACCCCGAATGCCCTGAATACCTGGAGGCCCCGGAGCGACCCGAACACCAGGACACCTGACACGGACGGGTCCGGGGAGTCACCCACCTCCCGGGGCACCCCGCGGGGCACCTTCCGGGGCGCGACTCGCCGGGCGCGTCCGGAATCCCGAGCGCATCGTGACCGATGATCGACCCGACAGCTGTGTTCACGAGAGCGCGGGAGAGGCTGCAGTGGCAGAGCATCCGGTGATCGGCTACCTCGTCTGGGCAGTGCTCTTCGGGGCCATTTTTGCCTGGGAGGGCATCGGCCTGCTGCGGCCGAACGACGGCTTTCCCACGCTCAGCGACGCCACCAGGGCCGTCATGAGCTACCCGGCAGGCCGCTGGGCACTGTTCGCCCTATGGCTGTGGTTCGGCTGGCACACCTTCGTCCGGGGCTGGCACTTCCTGCTCCAGACCCCCTCCTGAGGCCCCGCCAGGAGCCGGTCATGCTTCCCGTGTCCCTCAACGTCACACTCATGGTGACCGGCTACCTCCTGGTCATGGGCCTCCTCGGAACGGGCCTGTTCATCACCCGGCGCCGCCCGCCCAGGGCCTGGACCACGGCGCGACGGCTCGCTCCGGCCCCGACCGTCGGCCGAGGCCGGCCCGCGTTCGTCCGCCAGGTCGCCGGCACCGCGCTCGGCGGCTACGTGACGCTCACGACCGTGACGGTCGGCTACTACCAAGGCGTCGCGCACCTGGGAGC from Streptomyces sp. NBC_01591 includes:
- a CDS encoding DUF6186 family protein, producing MAEHPVIGYLVWAVLFGAIFAWEGIGLLRPNDGFPTLSDATRAVMSYPAGRWALFALWLWFGWHTFVRGWHFLLQTPS
- a CDS encoding DUF6256 family protein produces the protein MLPVSLNVTLMVTGYLLVMGLLGTGLFITRRRPPRAWTTARRLAPAPTVGRGRPAFVRQVAGTALGGYVTLTTVTVGYYQGVAHLGAGFLMSAVTGTALLLGIALPVFLLASWAATRRRA